The genomic window taccgtgccccttgcgggggcatcaaacatcgaggtcacaagcagggtcaaggggaaggtcggctgggcggacaggagactacaataggaaggtttccgccagttatctctctttgaggttttgggtgcttagagagtaccgtgccccttgcgggggcatcaaacatcgaggtcacaagccgggtcaaggggaaggtcggctgggcggacaggagactattaaGGTCCAAAGGAACAACTTTACTGCCAAGAGCTATGTGACAAGCAGTTAAATAGTGTGCTTTATCTCTGCAGGACATGAAGAAGGGAAAGATCGCAGAAGGGGAGGCCACTGTGAGGATGAAGACAACTCTGGAGGAGGGCAAGAAAGACCCCGTCGCTTACAGGATCAAGTTCACCGCACATCACCGCACCGGTGACAAATGgtcagtgtgtgtttctgtgttcaGTGTGTAACAGGGTGACCCAGTAGTTCCCCTTGTCACAAGCAGTTGCTTTGCATTGACGGAGTGGTCTCCCTGCCAAagtgtgagctatttatagtatCTATAGTAGCTGGACGTTTTTTGTGATGTGGAGTGGCTGTTTGGGATGGGGTCtggctgtttgtgatggggtctggctgtttgtgatggggtctggctgtttgtgatgtggagtggctgtttgtgatggggtctggctgtttgtgatggggtctggctgtttgtgatggggtctggctgtttgtgatgtggagtgtctgtttgtgatggggtgtggctgtttgtgatggggtgtggctgtttgtgatggggtctggctgtttgtgatggggtatggctgtttgtgatggggtgtggctgtttgtgatggggtgtggctgtttgtgatggggtgtggctgtttgtgatggggtctggctgtttatgatggggtctggctgtttgtgatgtggagtggctgtttgtgatggggtctggctgtttgtgatgtggagtggctgtttgtgatggggtctggctgtttgtgatggggtctggctgtttgtgatggggtctggctgctgttgtCACTGTGTATGCTCTTGGGAACCTTTGCGTACCTATGGCAGTTTTTAAAGGGCTATTAACCTTCTTAGTACTGCACTTATTCCAGACTTCCAGATTATTCCATGGTAGGGTTAGTAATTGGCACCTCCTAACTTTGATTTTTATGCTAACATAGTAAAGTTATATACTGTTGAAAAGAGAAAAGGATAAGCAATCCAATAATCCACAATAGAATCCATGCGCAGTGCACACAGCGAACTCCAAAAATATATATCAGAGACAATGCCATGCAAAACATACTGAAAACAAGGAAAAGATCGATCGTCGGGATCGAGTCAACTTCTTACACATGTAAACAATCAAATTACCTTTATAATCCCCGTCAGAATTGCTATCTCCGATGGACTCATCACTGGTATCGTTAGGAACGTCTCGTTGTCATGATCACTTTCGATTTCCGTTTCAACGTCGCTCATCGTGGCCCAAAAACTTCGAACAAAGTCGAAAAATCACTGATCGTGGCCCAAAAACTTTTAACAAAGTCGAAAAATCACTGATAAACCTTCGCAATTTTCACCTCGAAAGCATGGCAGGAAGCTTCGACAAACGATGCTTCTGATTGGTCAACACAAGCAAGCCAATGATTGCCCTTATCTGCTGCAGTACCGCGACTTACAAACGGAGCCACAATAACGGCCCATCAGGGTCTACCGACCGAGCCACAATAACGGTCCATCGTGGTCTACCGACCGAGCCACAATAACGGCCCATCGTGCTAAGAAGGTTAAGTTAACTCTAAAATCTCAACCCagtttgactggctttgcctctAAAGGCGATTGCTGTGCTTCAATTGCACTCAGTTACAAGTATATGTCAGAGTATTAACTGTAGAGGGGGAGAAAGTGAGTAAAGGAGTTTGCACATGTGCAGTTATCTTTTATATTCATTCTGTGAAAACACAAGCAATAGGGTCACTAGTGAGTTAGCACATATAAAGTTGACAAGGAGTCGTTTCTTTCCTTTCTCCCAAGACTGGAGGTTGAACCCTAGACCAAAAGACGGTACAGCTCAGTGCACTAACCACCAGGCTACCACCTCCTGGCAGTAGAGACAGCAGCTGAACATTTTTTCAAGCATAAAAAAGACGTTACTCCACAGTGTGAAAGAACCGgcatggttggcctagtggtaaggcgtccgccccgtgattgggaggtcgtgggttcgaaccccggccgggtcatacctaagactttaaaattggcaatctagtggctgctccgcctggcgtctggcattatggggttagtgctaggactggttggtccggtgtcagaataatgtgactgggtgagacatgaagcctgtgctgcgacttctgtcttgtgtgtggcgcacgttatatgtcaaaagcagcaccgccctgatatggcccttcgtggtcggctgggcgttaagcaaacaaacaaacaaacaaacagtgtgAAAGGGTACTCTGCTATGGAAatgtgttagagtgtgtgtgtattgttgcAGGTGCATCTACCCAACGTACGACTTTACCCACTGTCTGTGTGACTCCATAGAAAACATTACTCACTCTCTGTGTACCAAAGAATTCCAGACCAGGTGAGAGTTATACTTACAGCTTAATATGTTGTGCACACGTAGTAAAGCAAGAAGAGTATTAGGACAATGTATACTCACTATACTCTTCTGTTGTGGATGGCCTTTCTTTATGCTCATGTTTAGTGTTGTCATCAGTTTAGCTTagcttaactcattgtctcccatgtacggatatatccgtacccactcatatggctctatctgacctggtacggatatatccgtacacacagtcacttcagtcacttcctgtaacgttgattTAACGCCTGTATTCCAGCGTGTAGATACACTGttgctacacagttactacaattctgagtgacctgctgcagcacagctggtctcagctaaaaaaacgtggtcaacataggtggggtagaaagtgtaaTAAGACCAAACTGCAGCGAATGCAGCATCACACAAAGTCAAAAAGCACACCCAGTAGGTATACAATTGTGAGGAATATTGAACAACACTATTTTGCTTACTGGGCAAAATGCTGTTAGAGATAATGCTGATCAGTAGTGTGAGAGAACGCCTAGAAGGAAGACCGTGGGATATGCACTTTGACTGAATTATCTAAGTTGTTCCGTAATGTACAGAATCATAATGAGTCATGTCAGGTTAAAGAGAAATAGTGCCAAATCATGATTTGCATAACGCGCATTGGAGCACCGTTACGGAGTTGTGTATAGGTTGTACAGTTTCCTGTCATCTGTTGCTTCAATTTTCTGAGTGTCAAACTTAATTTATGTGTAACCAGACGGTCGTCGTACTACTGGCTGTGCAACGTGCTGGACATGTACTGCCCGGTCCAGTGGGAGTACGGCCGCCTCAACCTGCACTACGCCGTCGTGTCCAAACGCAAGATCGGCAAGCTCATCACCGAGGGCTTAGTCAGGTGGGTGCAAGGTGAACGTGGAGGGGAAAGCTCTGCTAGTATTGACTTACCTTCTTGTTCTTCACATGCTGCTACTACGACCATGGAATCTGTTACTGCATATTTTTAACTGATAAACACTGCAACACTCTTTTTTGAGTCTGTCACCTATTGTTCTTACTTACTAACTTCTCGTTacgccggttggcatgtagaaCAGCAGCGAAGGACCtccactcctgtctgttctcaCCTATTGTGCCATAAAAGATGATATACTgattgcttttgtgtgtgtttgtgtgtgtgtgtgtctgttcataTTTTTGTTTCGTTTCTTTAATCATGATGGTGTTTTTATCTTTGTAGAAACTGGGATGACCCTCGTCTGTTCACTCTGACAGCGCTGAGACGTCGCGGCTTTCCCCCTGAGGCCATCAACTACTTCTGTGCAAAGGTAATGCAGCCTTTATCTAGATTTCTTAGTGGCAGGGTCCAGTGTTCAGTGTTCCATTCTTGCTAGTTTATTTGTAAGATGTCCCTGGTTTATACACCTTTTTTGGGTATTAAATTCTTTTACATTTACAtttatttgtgtctgtttttaaCTTTTGAATCGGGAAGGAATAATGATTTTGAGGGAAATATAAAGGAATAAAGATACTTCTTGGTGTTTGTGTTAGGTGGCGGTGATGTTCCTTGTGCTGAGTTGTTGTCTATCGGGCAGGAACCAACAGTGTGAAAACAGGGGCACTTTTtaacaaatgtagaaaaacgtcaacagtaataattttgtttttcagtgAACTTTGAAACAACATGCGGGAAAACACCAACATTATATTGTGTTTTCAGTAAAGTTTGAAAGGAAATTGTGTAAGAGAGGTGTTGTTTTTCACCAGGTGGGAGTGACCATGGCACAGACTGCACTGGATCCCTCCATGTTAGAGGCCTGTGTCAGGGACGTGCTCAACTTACAGGCTCCCaggtagctgtctgtctgtctgtctgtctgtctgtctgtctgtctgtctgtctgtctgtctgtctgtctgcctgtctgcctgtctgtctgtgtgcattgcACCTCCATGTTAGAGGCCTGTGTCAGGGACGTGCTCAACTTACAGGCTCCCaggtagctgtctgtctgtctgtctgtctgtctgtctgtctgtctgtctgtctgtctgtctgcctgtctgtctgtctgtgtgcattgcACCTCCATGTTAGAGGCCTGTGTCAGGGACATGCTCAACTTACAGGCTCCCatgtagctgtctgtctgtctgtctgtctgtctgtctgtctgtctgtctgtctgtctgtctgtctgtctgtgtgcattgcACCTCCATGTTAGAGGCCTGTGTCAGGGACGTGCTCAACTTACAGGCTCCCatgtagctgtctgtctgtctgtctgtctgtctgtctgtctgtctgtctgtctgcctgtctgtctgtctgtctgtctgtctgtctgtctgcctgcctgtctgtctgtctgtctgtgtgcattgcACCTCCATGTTAGAGGCCTGTGTCAGGGACGTGCTCAACTTACaggttctgtctgtctgtctgtctgtctgtctgtctgtctgtctgtctgtctgtctgtctgtgtgcattgcACCTCCATGTTAGAGGCCTGTGTCAGGGACGTGCTCAACTTACaggttctgtctgtctgtatgtttgtctttctgtcggtATACGACACCTCCATGCTGGAAGCGGGTAGAGCATTTGTTAACAGTAAATGTGGTTTGATTTACAAAGGAAATTCTACATTTCGTTTGATATCTGCATCTTTGTGATTGACATTATTATTTGAATAAGGATGTTGGTCAAACACCATTATTGTCTCTACCTTTCCTTTAAACCAAGACCTCAGGACAAATTTGCTATTGTACATAGCGAGCACAGCTTTTTTGTGTCTGACCTGAGCATCTTGCTAGTTGAGTTGTTGAACCTTGAGACCTGTGTGTGTCTCGGAGTGATGGCGGTATTGGACCCGCTGaaggtttgtgtgttttgtcctgAGCATCTTGTGTGTGTCTCGGAGTGATGGCGGTATTGGACCCGCTGAAGGTTTGTGTGTTTTGACCTGAGCATCTTGTGTGTGTCTCAGAGTGATGGCGGTATTGGACCCGCTGAaggtttgtgtgttttgatCTGAGCATCTTGTGTGTGTCTCCGAGTGATGGCGGTATTGGACCCGCTGaaggtttgtgtgttttgtcctgAGCATCTTGTGTGTGTCTCGGAGTGATGGCGGTATTGGACCCGCTGAAGGTTTGTGTGTTTTGACCCGAGCATCTTGTGTGTGTCTCAGAGTGATGGCGGTATTGGACCCGCTGAAGGTTTGTGTGTTTTGACCTGAGCATCTTGTGTGTGTCTCAGAGTGATGGTGGTATTGGACCCGCTGaaggtttgtgtgttttgtcctgAGCATCTTGTGTGTGTCTCGGAGTGATGGCGGTATTGGACCCGCTGAAGGTTTGTGTGTTTTGACCTGAGCATCTTGTGTGTGTCTCAGAGTGATGGCGGTATTGGACCCGCTGAAGGTTTGTGTGTTTTGACCTGAGCATCTTGTGTGTGTCTCAGAGTGATGGCGGTATTGGACCCGCTGaaggtttgtgtgttttgtcctgagcatcttgtgtgtgtctctgagTGATGGCGGTATTGGACCCGCTGaaggtttgtgtgtttgaccTGAGCATCTTGTGTGTGTCTCGGAGTGATGGCGGTATTGGACCCGCTGAAGGTTTGTGTGTTTTGACCTGAGCATCTTGTGTGTGTCTCGGAGTGATGGCGGTATTGGACCCGCTGAAGGTTTGTGTGTTTTGACCTGAGCATCTTGTGTGTGTCTCGGAGTGATGGCGGTATTGGACCCGCTGAAGGTTTGTGTGTTTTGACCTGAGCATCTTGTGTGTGTCTCAGAGTGATGGCGGTATTGGACCCGCTGAAGGTTTGTGTGTTTTGACCTGAGCATCTTGTGTGTGTCTCAGAGTGATGGCGGTATTGGACCCGCTGAAGGTTTGTGTGTTTTGACCTGAGCATCTTGTGTGTGTCTCGGAGTGATGGCGGTATTGGACCCGCTGAAGGTTTGTGTGTTTTGACCTGAGCATCTTGTGTGTGTCTCAGAGTGATGGCGGTATTGGACCCGCTGAAGGTGGTGATACAGAACTTCCCCGCCACTCACCCAGGGGAGGTCACTGTCCCCAACTTTCCTGCCGACGAGTCCAAGGGCAGTCACAAAGTACCCATCACAAGCACAATCTACATCGAGCGAGCAGACTTCAGAGAGGTGTGTATCGTGTTGTAATTATTGACACTAAAAAAACCATGTCAGGCGAGTGAGGTTGTGAATACAAAATTAACCTTCATAAGatatgatttatttttttttaaagggcagaaaaatttactgaaatgcACTTGTGTTtcgataaaaaaacaaattcaaaaTGTACATTGAAATATGCTTTACGTGGACAAATATTCCGTATTGTTACAGTTCCGTGGATGtctgaacaagaagaagaagaagagtcacAGTTCCGTAGCAATAAGGCTCCATCGTGGAAATAGGGCTGTGTCTGACTGTCCAATCcacaccctccccccacacCAACTCCTTCACCAGACTATCAAAATAGCCATATATTTTTGGCTGAAATCCTGAGTTAGAAAGTATGGAGACGCACACAGATAGCACAAGTGTTTGTCCACAGCAGTAtcagattgtttgtttgtttgttcatgggctaaaactcccacggcttttacgtggatgaccgtttttaccccgccatttaggcagccatacgccaccttcggaggaagcatgctgggtattttcgtgtttctataacccaccgaactctgacatggattacaggatctttttcgtgcgcacttggtcttgtgcttgcgtgtacacacgggggtgttcagacaccgaggagagtctgcacacaaagttgactctgagaaataaatctctcgccgaacgtggggacgaactcacgctgacagcggccaactggatacaaatccagcgcgctaccgactgagctacatccccgcccgcagTATCAGATGTGTTGATGGTTATATTGCTGTGAGCAACACAGGGATGGGTTAAGGTTGATTGTTTACATGAAGATAGTATATGAGTGTCCTGATAGCCAGTGTGAATGTTGTTTGCAGGAGGCAGACAAGAACTACAAGCGACTGGCGCCAAACCAGTCGGTGGGTTTGAGACACGCTGGGATCGTCATCACCGTGGACAAAGTTGTCAAGGTAGGTCATCCACTAATCCAAAAGTAGATTACTGCTATCATTCCAAACTCAAGAATTAAAAGAACAACAATTGTGGGGTACTGGAACGTTTTAATTTTTACGAAACAAGACATTCTAATTGTCTGATGTCAAGTGTTGTGTGTTGATAGGACAGCGAGGGTGAGATCACAGAGCTGGTGGTCAGGTGTAACGACGCGACAGACGGACCCAAACCCAAAGCCTTGATACGTTTCATGTTATCATTGAGTGATGTCAAGTGTTGTGTATTAACAGGACGAACAGGGTCAGATCACAGAGCTGTTGGTGAAGTGTAACGACGCGACAGACGGCCCCAAACCCAAGCCTTGACCTGTAGTGTGTGTAGCAATATACCTGACAGTATTGTGTACTATATTCTACAGGACGGACAGGGTCAGATCACAGAGCTGGTGGGGAAGTGTAACGACGCCACAGACGGACCCAAACCCAAAGCCTTGATACGTTTCATGTTATCATTGTGTGATGTCAAGTGTTGTTTGTTAACAGGATGGACAGGGTCAGATCACAGAGCTGGTGGTGAAGTGTAACGACGCGACAGACGGCCCCAAACCCAAAGCCTTCATCCACTGGGTGTCGGAACCTCTGCACTGTGAAGTCCGACTCTACGAAACACTGTGAGTGGTCTGCTGCATCATGCTCTGTCAATGCTTTTCTAACTGTAAACCTCTCAAGCCAAGAGAGATTGACGCAGAGTTGATTGTGGAGAGGATTTAGGGAATGAGTTGATGGGAAGGACGAGGGTGAGGGGGATTTTGGGAGGGGAAGAGATGCCTTTTGTGTTAAGTTTTATGTTTTACAAAGTGCTTTTTAGCCTATCTTTTGTTATATTTCTGCAGCTTCTTTATTcataaatatttgttttatttactgTCTTGTTATTTTGAATATTTTGTGCAAGTATGATCATTACAATTTTTCTTATGAAATAGCTGTTAAACGGTTTTTACTGTTTCTCTTCCAAAGATAGACACTGTCCAGTCAGAATGAAGCGCTGTCATTctttttgctttatttttgctGCATGGGTTTTGTAAGTTCTGCTTCCCTTATCTTTGATACAAGTGAAGTTTCATAGTTTAGCTGCTCTCATATAAGAGATAtgtgatatttttttaaattcttccCAGTCTAAAATTCCAATAACCATTGACGCTGATGCTGATGCGGGATATGTTGCAGATTTTTCCACAAAAACCCGGAGGACCCCAGCGAGGTGCCTGGAGGCTTCGTGACAGACGTCAACAGGGTCAGTATTCATATACACAGTGGAACCTTccttttaaccttcgccggtggtcgtgggATTGTGTGGACCCAGAacggtgtttaattgcaaatatctcttaaactagttggaaTTTTTCAATGAGCTTTTcagaatgcctcaggcacctaaaaacctcttatgtcctaaaatttcagcgagaagtaataaaaaaaaaaacggtcaaatttagactacaaacatcatggggccgtgcggacccatgtttctcaaagaaggaaaagcatgcatctttgagaagcatgggtccgcatggccccacgatgtcttccgtgtggtgtgtagtcgataacctgGACTGGCGAAggttaagacctccacaaatcttaGGAAATTtagtcttgaaaaggagggagtctttaaatggggtAAATttgagaggttatgaacagaaagtctgcaaggactgggtggccgagtggcaacgcacttgcgctcggaaacgagaggttgcgagttcgaccctgggtcagggcgttagcaattttctcccccctttcctaacctaggtggtgggttcaagtgctagtctttcggatgagacgaaaaaccgaggtcccttcgtgtacactacattggggtgtgcacgttaaagatcccacgattgataaaagggtctttcctggcaaaattgtataggcatagataaaaatgtccaccaaaatacccgtgtgacttggaataataggccgtgaaaagtaggatatgcgccgaaatggctgcgatctgctggccgatgtgaatgcgtgatgtattgtgtacaaaaaattccatctcacacggcataaataaatccctgcgccttgaatatgtgcgcgatataaattgcataagaaaaaaaaaatttgaaaaatccctgcgcttagaactgtacccacggaatacgcgcgatataagcctcatattgattgattgattgaagtctgagaaaaccaggtttcaaaaggagggaatcttttaattgggggggggggggggggggggtgggtgggattGACTGTATTCACTAACACAGATGTGGATTTCATGTCTTTGTCCTCTTTCACTGCGCTCACTGCTACATGACACTTTGTTATCTGTATGGGTTTTGGCTTGTCTAGTCAACATGTTTCACTACTATGATGGGAGGCAACTTTGCAGTTCATGTGAGCTGCAGCATTTCTACATGATAGTCTCCCTTGAAATGCATGCCTTGAAATGTATTCAGGAAAATGACTTATTGCAGCTGTCATAAagcatggtttttgttttgttttggttttttaatGTAAATgaccaaaaaaaatcaatttagagaattgttttattttcttctgcattggttatacatatatatatgttgtgAGGAAACATTTTTCAATAATCACTGTTTTTGAGTTACATGTACCTTATActttgtggtatgtgtgtgaACCAGGATTCCCTGACAGTGCTGCGTAACGCTTTGGTGGACACGTCGGTCAGCAAGGCCAAGGTGTACGACAAGTTCCAGTTTGAGAGGAACGGCTTCTTCAGTCTCGACCCTGACTCCTCTGCTGACAgggtcagtgtttgtgtgtgtgtgtgtgtgtgtgtgtgtgtgtgtgtgcatgcgtgtttgtgtgtgtgtgtgtgcgtgtgcatgcatgtttgtgtgtgtgtgtgcgtgcgtgtttgtgtgcatgtgtttgtgtgtgtgtgtgtgcgtgtttgtgagtgtgtgtgtgcgtgtttgtgagtgCATGCGTGGGTGCATGCATTaggtatgcgtgcgtgtgtgtttgtgtgtgcgtgtgtgtgtgtgtaaagtttgATGTAAAGACCATTTTGGTCATTGCTAAACAGTAAAAAAATATCTGTCGGTTCTCATTCTTTTCAAGAGTACAAAGATCAGAGaaaatctgttgtttgtttcagcTTGTGTTCAACCGCACAGTGACGCTGAAGGAGGACCCCAACAAGAACTGATAGCACACTACAGTGCAAGAACACGTACAGTACATCTACCATAGACTTTACACACATCTACACTTCTGTCTGTGAAATGAACCCTGGAACACTCAAAGCCAGGCGTGAATTATTTATTTCTTGTGGACTTGTTCAGGGGATCTGCGATGATGTAGAACTTCCTCACCCCTGACCATACCTGTACTGTCATATCATCCCTCGCCACTGCTTCTTCCTGTGTGTCATCACCTGTGTTCTACCTGGTGTGGGTTCACTTCTTTCACCTACCTGAGAAGAAATGTTCTAGAAAAACAGAAGAATCTAGTGTTTTCCAGAAGGTTTGTAGAATACACTAAACAGACAATTTGATAACTGCTAAACTATTATGAACACTGAAAAACAAGTCATACAGAAGATTAACTGGTTAAATCAAACTGTAAAAGGGAAAACCCTAATGTTAATAGTGTAGTATCACATGTAGTTACATTCCTTTCTGGTGTGGgagtttttctttaaaagataacgtCGTACATAATTAATTATGAAATACTTATACAGGGTTGGAAgagattttgttttgaatgcaTACTGTGCTTAGCAAAGCTCCTGTgatcactcaatcaatcaatgagtcttatatcgcgcatattccgtgggtacagttctaggcgctctgcagtgatgccgtgtgagatgaaattttatacggccagtagattgcagccattttggcgcatatttacctttcacggcctattattccaaatcacacgggtataggtagagacaattattaactgtgcctaaacaattttgccaggaaagacccttttgtcaatcgtgggatctttaacgtgcacacccaatgtagtgtacacggggggaggttcggacaccgatcgcgaagagagtctgcacacaaagttgactctgtgaaataaatttccgccgaacctgggatcgaactcacgctgacagcggccaactgaatacaaatccagcgcgctaccaact from Littorina saxatilis isolate snail1 linkage group LG4, US_GU_Lsax_2.0, whole genome shotgun sequence includes these protein-coding regions:
- the LOC138965176 gene encoding glutamine--tRNA ligase-like isoform X2, translating into MCVAAFEQACGVGVVVTPEEIEAAVESVVKKHKAELLEKRYKANVGALLSEAKVLLTWADGKTIKNEVDMQILDLLGPKTEADLEKPVKQKGAKPAKKVGESQETTARQAVTVDNLIAADGHVKSFMEVMGDAVKFHKPGENYKTDGFVITPNTMDLLKQHMKEVGGKVHTRFPPEPNGILHIGHAKAINFNFGYAKAMGGNCYLRYDDTNPEKEEEKFFLAIREMVEWLGYKPFKVTHASDNFERLYQCAVELIKRGHGYVCHQKADELKGFNVPDSPWRDRPIEESLQLFEDMKKGKIAEGEATVRMKTTLEEGKKDPVAYRIKFTAHHRTGDKWCIYPTYDFTHCLCDSIENITHSLCTKEFQTRRSSYYWLCNVLDMYCPVQWEYGRLNLHYAVVSKRKIGKLITEGLVRNWDDPRLFTLTALRRRGFPPEAINYFCAKVGVTMAQTALDPSMLEACVRDVLNLQAPRVMAVLDPLKVVIQNFPATHPGEVTVPNFPADESKGSHKVPITSTIYIERADFREEADKNYKRLAPNQSVGLRHAGIVITVDKVVKDGQGQITELVVKCNDATDGPKPKAFIHWVSEPLHCEVRLYETLFFHKNPEDPSEVPGGFVTDVNRDSLTVLRNALVDTSVSKAKVYDKFQFERNGFFSLDPDSSADRLVFNRTVTLKEDPNKN